Proteins from one Paenibacillus amylolyticus genomic window:
- a CDS encoding MerR family transcriptional regulator — protein MKLFRIGELAKTAGVSERTIDYYTKLGLIAPEERTQKNYRLYSNETLTRLERIVQMKQEKYSLDEIKQSLEKWRLVSTEEQVASKLTTLELHVQQLEREVNELKPLLGEMKPVQARKMMAGLLTKSAGTMEALKILLENTMM, from the coding sequence ATGAAGCTTTTTCGGATTGGCGAACTTGCCAAGACCGCTGGTGTTAGTGAACGGACGATCGATTATTATACGAAGCTTGGTCTGATCGCTCCCGAAGAACGTACACAAAAAAATTATCGTCTCTATAGTAATGAAACTTTAACGAGGCTTGAACGTATTGTACAGATGAAACAAGAGAAGTATAGTCTCGACGAGATTAAGCAATCTCTTGAGAAGTGGCGTCTGGTTAGTACAGAAGAACAAGTTGCCAGCAAATTGACAACATTGGAGCTCCATGTACAACAACTTGAGCGAGAGGTTAACGAACTCAAACCGCTACTTGGAGAGATGAAACCTGTACAAGCACGCAAAATGATGGCAGGACTCCTCACCAAAAGTGCCGGTACAATGGAGGCACTGAAAATCTTGCTTGAGAACACCATGATGTAG
- a CDS encoding zinc metallopeptidase, whose product MSFNNGMFVLIIIAFLLSLWAQFRVKGTFRRWSEVPNQNGITGYDAARQMLDSNGLHDVPIEPVRGTLSDHYDPINRVVRLSEPVYYENSISAVSVACHEVGHAIQHKESYPMLALRHRIFPIVNFASGLAPFLLIAGFLFNAMNLVGIGIIFFSVTVAFQLITLPVEFNASNRAREIMVSEGYIRNEEEKGVAKVLNAAALTYVAAALISLLELIRYIGIFNSRD is encoded by the coding sequence ATGAGTTTTAATAACGGTATGTTCGTATTGATCATTATCGCCTTTTTGCTCTCATTATGGGCGCAATTTCGCGTTAAAGGTACATTTAGACGTTGGTCAGAGGTACCGAATCAGAATGGAATCACCGGCTATGACGCTGCTCGCCAGATGCTTGATTCTAACGGGCTACACGATGTTCCAATTGAACCTGTACGAGGCACACTCTCTGATCACTATGATCCGATCAATCGGGTTGTACGCTTATCAGAACCAGTATATTATGAAAACTCAATCTCAGCTGTCTCGGTAGCGTGTCATGAAGTTGGCCACGCCATTCAGCACAAAGAAAGTTATCCCATGCTGGCACTGCGTCACCGGATCTTCCCGATTGTGAACTTTGCATCCGGATTAGCTCCATTCCTCTTGATTGCAGGATTCCTCTTCAATGCCATGAACCTTGTAGGAATCGGTATCATCTTTTTCTCCGTAACTGTAGCATTCCAACTCATCACTTTACCGGTTGAGTTCAATGCGAGTAATCGTGCCAGAGAGATTATGGTATCCGAAGGGTACATTCGTAACGAAGAAGAAAAAGGGGTTGCAAAAGTACTGAATGCCGCAGCCCTGACTTACGTCGCTGCAGCGTTGATCTCCCTGCTTGAACTGATTCGTTACATCGGAATCTTCAACAGCCGTGATTAA
- a CDS encoding LysR family transcriptional regulator yields MELRQLHYFLKVAQKEHVTQAAEELHVAQSAVSRQIHQLEEELGVDLFMQKGRNLQLTAVGQLFCKRIEGILKDLDKAVGEVHEFLDPEHGEIRIGFPHSLGIHLIPSVVAAFRQRYPNVKFRFKQGMFPTLIRDVLSGEVDLAFISPFPEKHDQVDGDIVLTEELHAILPPNHPLAGEETIALEQLKDDKFVLFSKGYSLRPIVWHACLEAGFTPKIAFEGEETDTIRGLVAAGMGVSLLPEMALFQTNPLQPAHVAISHPKVTRTIGLIHRADDKLPLVAQSFRSFLLHYFGLQQNNTPSD; encoded by the coding sequence GTGGAATTAAGACAGTTGCATTACTTTTTGAAAGTGGCACAGAAGGAACATGTAACACAGGCTGCTGAAGAGTTGCATGTGGCACAGTCGGCGGTGAGTCGCCAGATTCATCAGCTGGAAGAAGAACTGGGCGTGGACCTTTTTATGCAAAAGGGACGAAACCTGCAGTTGACTGCAGTGGGACAGCTTTTTTGCAAACGAATAGAAGGCATATTGAAAGATTTGGACAAGGCAGTGGGGGAAGTTCATGAGTTCCTTGACCCGGAGCATGGAGAAATTCGTATTGGATTTCCGCATAGCTTGGGGATTCATCTCATTCCTTCCGTTGTGGCTGCATTCCGGCAGCGCTATCCCAACGTGAAATTCCGATTCAAGCAGGGGATGTTCCCGACATTGATTCGCGATGTGTTATCGGGAGAGGTTGATTTGGCATTCATTTCTCCTTTTCCGGAGAAGCATGATCAAGTGGATGGTGATATTGTACTTACGGAAGAATTACATGCGATCCTTCCTCCGAATCACCCGTTGGCTGGTGAAGAGACCATTGCACTTGAACAGCTCAAGGATGATAAATTTGTATTGTTTAGCAAAGGTTATTCTCTTCGCCCTATTGTGTGGCATGCATGTCTGGAAGCTGGTTTTACACCAAAGATCGCTTTTGAAGGGGAAGAGACTGACACTATTCGTGGATTGGTCGCTGCGGGCATGGGGGTAAGTCTCCTGCCGGAGATGGCGCTTTTCCAGACCAATCCGTTGCAGCCGGCACACGTGGCCATCTCTCATCCGAAAGTAACACGGACCATCGGCTTAATTCACCGTGCAGATGACAAGTTGCCGCTGGTTGCCCAGTCCTTCCGTTCGTTTTTGCTTCATTATTTTGGTTTACAACAGAACAATACCCCATCCGATTAA
- a CDS encoding rhomboid family intramembrane serine protease encodes MIFIRYENWKGYLKYFPLTSIFLIANVVMFIVLTVNGGSTNNMVLLKFGALTNHELFAQEWWRYVTSIFLHAGFSHLLFNSFALIVFAPPMERLLGSVRYGVLYLGGGILGNILAVAWYNSIGSITISVGASGAIYAVYGAFLYVALFQRTMMDEASRKTMYTLLLFGIIFSFAMSGINWMAHLGGLLGGFFIYGLMIRLWKPRSLKR; translated from the coding sequence ATGATATTTATTCGCTATGAGAACTGGAAAGGTTATTTGAAGTATTTCCCTTTGACGTCGATTTTTCTAATTGCCAATGTTGTGATGTTTATTGTGTTAACGGTGAACGGTGGCTCAACGAACAATATGGTGCTGCTGAAATTCGGAGCCCTTACGAATCATGAACTGTTCGCACAGGAGTGGTGGCGTTATGTCACATCCATCTTCTTGCATGCGGGCTTCAGCCATTTATTGTTTAACAGCTTTGCATTAATCGTATTTGCACCACCGATGGAACGGTTGCTCGGGTCGGTAAGGTATGGTGTGTTGTACCTGGGTGGCGGCATATTGGGTAATATCCTTGCTGTCGCATGGTACAACTCGATTGGCAGTATTACCATCTCGGTAGGTGCTTCAGGGGCGATCTATGCCGTCTATGGTGCTTTCCTGTATGTGGCGCTGTTCCAACGAACGATGATGGATGAGGCTTCGCGCAAAACGATGTACACGTTGCTTTTGTTCGGGATCATATTCTCCTTCGCCATGTCAGGCATCAACTGGATGGCACACCTTGGAGGTTTGTTGGGTGGATTCTTCATTTACGGACTGATGATCAGATTGTGGAAACCCCGCAGCTTGAAGCGGTAA
- the tpx gene encoding thiol peroxidase, with product MTQERTGAATFKGNPITLIGPELKVGDQAPDFTLSKNLVEDASLKDFAGKIKLISVVPSLDTGVCDAQTRRFNVEAGELGDNVVVLTVSVDLPFAQARWCGAAGVDRVVTLSDYKTRSFGEDYGVLIKEFQLDMRSIFVLDAEDRITYVEYLPEMTDSPNFEQAIAAVKALL from the coding sequence ATGACACAAGAACGTACAGGCGCAGCCACATTCAAAGGCAACCCTATTACATTGATCGGACCTGAACTGAAAGTGGGCGATCAAGCACCTGATTTTACCCTGAGCAAAAACCTGGTTGAAGATGCTTCCCTGAAAGACTTCGCAGGCAAAATTAAATTAATCAGCGTTGTTCCTTCCCTCGATACTGGCGTATGCGATGCGCAAACTCGTCGTTTCAACGTTGAAGCTGGAGAACTCGGAGACAACGTTGTTGTCTTGACAGTAAGCGTGGATCTTCCGTTCGCTCAAGCCCGTTGGTGTGGAGCAGCTGGTGTTGACCGTGTAGTTACTTTGTCAGATTACAAAACACGTTCTTTCGGTGAAGACTATGGCGTTCTGATCAAAGAATTCCAACTCGACATGCGTTCCATTTTTGTTTTGGATGCTGAAGACCGGATTACATATGTGGAGTATTTGCCTGAAATGACAGACTCCCCTAACTTTGAACAAGCTATTGCCGCTGTAAAAGCTTTGCTGTAA
- a CDS encoding DUF1499 domain-containing protein encodes MTLKRTLVGIIRSMEGTSDRAKDPKLKTRYYNLSKDRAWEEVSSTLKKIPGYKVLHEVPSVGEVILEKRTTFGRTMDITVSIISVSPVRSAVDMYSASRGSLGDLGSNYRTIMNLFAVLDKKLSKYKAND; translated from the coding sequence TTGACCTTAAAGAGAACGCTCGTCGGTATCATCCGCAGCATGGAGGGGACCAGCGATCGAGCCAAGGATCCCAAATTAAAAACACGGTATTATAACTTATCCAAAGATAGAGCCTGGGAAGAGGTCTCTTCGACACTCAAAAAGATTCCGGGTTATAAAGTGCTGCACGAAGTGCCTTCTGTCGGAGAAGTTATTTTGGAGAAACGGACTACCTTTGGACGGACAATGGATATTACAGTTTCCATTATCTCGGTAAGTCCTGTTCGTAGTGCGGTGGATATGTATTCAGCTTCGCGTGGTTCGCTTGGAGACTTGGGTTCCAATTATCGCACGATTATGAACTTGTTCGCTGTCCTGGATAAGAAGCTAAGCAAGTATAAAGCGAATGATTGA
- a CDS encoding DUF624 domain-containing protein — protein MEFKGAMGGIYRLTEWITRLAATNLLWAICSSPFLFFLVMKLLVMQQNLANESLQMNWAIAIVAPLTLFPATSALFTVVRKWNMGDTDVPIFRTFFVGYKENYKQSLIGGIFYTLLFAIMYLDYTVYMTQFRNMQLVGIIMLVLLLLLFVSLFNFFSMVVHYHMSIGLIIKNAVLLTLIRPFRVFSTLLGSGLLFYIGFRYPVLFVFFIISIIAWFAFFNFYATFNKMQEQMEKMQLKKEEEEAAALAEQSAENGETSEPSDDKNITLQK, from the coding sequence TTGGAATTTAAAGGAGCTATGGGTGGGATCTACCGGCTTACAGAGTGGATTACGAGACTAGCCGCAACCAATCTGTTGTGGGCTATTTGTTCGTCTCCGTTCTTGTTTTTCTTGGTTATGAAACTGCTCGTCATGCAGCAGAACCTCGCCAACGAATCATTGCAAATGAACTGGGCTATAGCCATTGTGGCACCGCTTACACTGTTCCCGGCGACGTCGGCGCTGTTTACGGTTGTTCGTAAATGGAATATGGGGGATACGGATGTGCCGATCTTCCGTACGTTCTTTGTAGGTTACAAGGAAAACTACAAGCAAAGTTTAATCGGGGGCATTTTTTACACATTGTTGTTCGCGATAATGTATCTGGATTATACCGTGTACATGACGCAGTTCCGCAATATGCAGCTCGTGGGAATTATTATGCTTGTGCTGCTTCTCTTGTTATTTGTATCTCTCTTTAACTTTTTCTCAATGGTTGTACATTATCACATGTCCATTGGACTCATTATCAAAAATGCAGTATTGTTAACGCTGATCAGACCATTCCGTGTGTTTTCCACATTGCTGGGAAGCGGTTTGCTGTTCTACATCGGTTTCCGTTATCCGGTCTTGTTTGTCTTCTTCATTATCAGCATCATTGCCTGGTTCGCGTTCTTTAACTTCTACGCCACCTTCAACAAGATGCAGGAGCAGATGGAGAAGATGCAGCTGAAGAAGGAAGAAGAGGAAGCAGCTGCGCTGGCTGAGCAATCCGCTGAGAATGGTGAAACATCTGAGCCATCAGACGACAAAAACATTACATTGCAAAAATAA
- a CDS encoding YitT family protein, giving the protein MPKIIWHSLVIILGAAAIACGFNWFLVPHQLLSGGVSGISMLLGYFTTLNLSIMYFVLNIPLLIAGWFILGRRFITLSILSVAATSWFIALLPVFAVATDPLLSSVFGGVLIGIGTGFSFRVGGSTGGLDIVGSIFTRKRDFPIGTVMAGMNGAIIMLAGYLGDNWNTALASMVSIYITGKVLDLIHISHVKVTLYIITNETEAMLKKLLVRPRGVTKIKTQGAYTDIEKDMLMTVTTRYELVEIKRIIKDTDPNAFVNIVETVGVMGSFRRS; this is encoded by the coding sequence TTGCCCAAAATAATTTGGCACTCTTTAGTGATCATTTTGGGTGCTGCAGCTATTGCTTGCGGCTTTAACTGGTTTTTGGTCCCCCATCAGCTTTTAAGCGGCGGCGTGTCCGGTATTTCAATGCTTCTGGGTTATTTTACAACGTTGAATCTTAGTATAATGTATTTTGTTCTTAACATTCCCCTGCTCATTGCAGGTTGGTTTATTCTTGGACGACGCTTCATTACATTAAGCATTCTCTCGGTAGCAGCCACTTCCTGGTTCATTGCGCTTCTGCCTGTTTTTGCTGTGGCTACAGACCCTTTACTTAGTTCTGTATTCGGCGGAGTGCTTATTGGAATAGGCACTGGGTTTTCCTTCCGCGTCGGCGGCTCCACAGGTGGACTCGACATCGTCGGCTCCATTTTCACGCGTAAACGAGACTTTCCGATTGGAACAGTAATGGCCGGCATGAACGGTGCAATCATTATGCTTGCAGGATATCTGGGTGATAACTGGAATACAGCCCTTGCCTCCATGGTATCCATCTACATTACAGGCAAAGTGCTTGATCTCATCCATATCAGTCACGTCAAGGTAACACTGTACATTATTACAAACGAGACCGAAGCCATGTTGAAAAAATTACTGGTTCGGCCTCGCGGAGTTACCAAAATTAAGACTCAGGGAGCGTACACGGATATTGAAAAGGACATGCTCATGACCGTTACCACCCGCTACGAGCTGGTTGAAATCAAACGTATTATCAAGGATACAGATCCAAACGCTTTTGTTAACATCGTGGAAACGGTTGGAGTTATGGGTTCTTTTCGCAGAAGTTAA
- a CDS encoding MATE family efflux transporter: MHTTSFSQKVKQFLIIFLPIFTTQIALSAMSFFDTNMSGKFSPKDLAGVAIGTSLWMPVQTGLSGILIGITPVVSHLLGSKRNDQIGYNVIQALYLGVAVSLVVIGAGALLLGPVLNGMPLEPRVAQVAFYFLSALAFGIIPLFGYTVLRSFMDALGQTRTTMFITLVSLPVNILLNYLLIFGRWGFPQLGGVGAGVATACTYWLIFLISLIFVHRIEPFAQYGIFRQLTRVSLAKWKELLKIGVPIGFATFFETSIFAAVTLMMSRFDTTTIAAHQAALNFASTLYMLPVSICMALTILVGFEAGAGRLRDAKQYSLLGIGGAIGLSLLTAILLIVFGEQIAGVYSNDREVIALTQHFLIYAIFFQISDAIATPTQGALRGYKDVNPALIITFVAYWIIGLPVGYLTATYTSLGAFGYWIGLIAGLAVGATALLWRLFLVQKQAALRKA; the protein is encoded by the coding sequence ATGCATACCACAAGCTTTTCCCAAAAAGTGAAGCAATTCCTGATTATATTCTTGCCCATCTTCACCACTCAAATCGCCCTCTCTGCCATGTCGTTCTTCGACACGAATATGTCGGGCAAGTTCTCCCCGAAGGACCTTGCAGGAGTTGCCATCGGCACAAGTCTGTGGATGCCGGTTCAAACGGGATTAAGCGGGATTCTTATTGGCATAACACCCGTTGTATCCCATCTGTTAGGTTCCAAACGCAATGATCAGATCGGGTATAACGTCATACAGGCGTTGTATCTTGGCGTTGCGGTCAGTCTCGTCGTGATCGGAGCCGGGGCGTTGTTACTTGGCCCTGTACTGAACGGGATGCCTCTGGAGCCAAGGGTTGCCCAAGTCGCCTTTTATTTTCTCTCTGCACTCGCTTTCGGCATTATCCCGCTCTTCGGATATACCGTGCTGCGCAGCTTCATGGATGCACTAGGCCAGACACGGACTACCATGTTCATTACGCTCGTCTCCCTGCCCGTTAATATCTTGCTGAATTATCTGCTCATATTCGGCCGCTGGGGTTTCCCGCAATTGGGCGGCGTAGGTGCTGGGGTCGCTACAGCTTGTACGTACTGGCTCATTTTTCTCATTAGTTTAATTTTTGTCCATCGGATCGAACCTTTCGCCCAGTACGGCATATTCCGTCAGTTGACCCGCGTATCCTTGGCCAAGTGGAAAGAGTTACTCAAAATCGGGGTTCCGATTGGATTCGCGACTTTTTTTGAAACGTCCATCTTCGCTGCTGTAACTTTAATGATGAGCCGCTTTGACACCACAACGATTGCTGCCCATCAGGCGGCATTGAACTTCGCTTCTACGCTCTACATGCTGCCTGTCAGCATATGTATGGCTCTTACGATCCTTGTCGGCTTCGAGGCTGGTGCAGGACGTCTCAGAGATGCCAAACAATACAGTCTGCTCGGCATTGGTGGAGCCATCGGACTCTCACTGCTAACAGCCATCCTGCTGATTGTGTTCGGCGAACAGATTGCAGGTGTGTATTCAAACGATCGGGAAGTGATTGCACTTACGCAGCATTTCCTCATTTACGCCATTTTCTTTCAGATCTCGGATGCCATCGCCACACCGACGCAGGGAGCATTGCGTGGCTACAAAGATGTCAATCCGGCTCTAATCATTACGTTCGTGGCTTATTGGATTATCGGCTTGCCTGTAGGTTATCTCACAGCTACGTATACTTCACTCGGTGCCTTCGGATACTGGATCGGACTCATTGCCGGCCTTGCTGTCGGAGCAACTGCGCTTCTCTGGAGACTCTTCTTGGTCCAAAAACAAGCCGCACTGCGGAAGGCGTAA
- a CDS encoding multi antimicrobial extrusion protein MatE: METVIFFFVPLGISASLVTISHVIINSTLARSAHPETVIASYAIAGSLLTLTERPSTLLRQTCSALVRDRLSFQALTFVTKIFLACVLLIGFLIVYSPVGTGVFKYLFGVSPDLLNKVIDVYEILMYVSIFSVIRNIYQGIIITNNRTKWLTIGMIFRLAGMYGLSLYFIYTDSINSGRVGAIIFAAGMMIEALVSFLEGNSIKRKMPAKLEDHPVESKGDVFRFYKPLLLSSFVALFIGPVINIVLGKTTGIALAISSFAIASSLMQLMLSFFTYIHQIVLNFYLVDAKLVRKFALVTGFIPFAIMVSIAYTPLGPWVLENVMSVQGELLKQSLWTLRAFVLFPLIFPFLDFSNGLILLRGQTKTMFRSQTANAICTVIVLLILVSIFPAWNGMIGAVAQSLGLLAELIIVWLVIRRTQKEPTMSVPPAGKSSTLKG; encoded by the coding sequence GTGGAGACGGTTATTTTCTTTTTTGTGCCACTTGGCATTTCCGCCTCTCTCGTCACCATTTCTCACGTCATTATAAACAGTACATTAGCACGTTCCGCTCATCCCGAGACGGTTATTGCCAGCTATGCCATCGCCGGTAGCTTGTTAACCCTCACGGAACGCCCCTCCACCCTGCTGCGGCAAACCTGTTCCGCACTGGTTCGCGATCGCCTATCCTTTCAGGCCCTCACGTTTGTGACCAAAATATTTCTTGCCTGTGTACTTCTCATCGGTTTTCTTATCGTATACTCTCCCGTTGGTACCGGGGTGTTCAAATACCTGTTTGGGGTAAGTCCAGATCTGCTGAACAAAGTCATCGACGTATATGAAATTCTCATGTATGTGAGTATCTTCTCAGTGATCCGCAACATCTACCAGGGAATTATCATTACGAATAATCGAACCAAGTGGTTAACCATCGGCATGATATTCCGTTTAGCCGGCATGTATGGCCTATCCCTCTATTTCATCTACACAGACAGCATTAACAGCGGACGTGTAGGCGCTATCATTTTTGCTGCTGGCATGATGATTGAAGCGCTGGTCAGCTTTTTGGAGGGAAACAGCATCAAGCGCAAGATGCCAGCCAAGCTTGAGGATCATCCCGTCGAGAGTAAGGGAGACGTCTTTCGCTTTTATAAGCCGCTGCTGTTATCCAGCTTTGTAGCGCTGTTCATAGGACCGGTTATTAATATCGTTCTTGGCAAAACGACCGGAATCGCACTCGCCATTTCTTCCTTTGCCATAGCAAGCAGTCTGATGCAGTTGATGCTGAGCTTCTTTACATACATCCATCAGATCGTGCTGAATTTCTACCTTGTGGATGCCAAACTGGTACGAAAGTTCGCACTTGTCACCGGATTTATCCCATTTGCGATAATGGTGTCGATTGCCTATACTCCCTTGGGACCATGGGTACTCGAAAATGTCATGAGTGTTCAGGGCGAACTGTTGAAACAAAGTCTGTGGACACTGCGTGCGTTCGTCTTATTTCCGCTGATCTTTCCTTTTCTGGATTTCAGCAACGGCCTCATTCTGCTTCGCGGTCAGACGAAAACGATGTTTCGTTCGCAAACAGCGAATGCAATCTGCACCGTAATTGTACTGCTTATTCTTGTAAGTATTTTCCCTGCGTGGAACGGCATGATTGGTGCTGTTGCTCAATCCCTTGGCCTGCTCGCCGAACTTATCATCGTCTGGCTTGTCATCCGGCGCACGCAGAAAGAACCTACGATGTCCGTGCCACCTGCTGGCAAATCATCAACCCTGAAAGGGTAA
- a CDS encoding MFS transporter, which translates to MFTIFGSTVLVVSYFQLYFSHLGFSRAEIGYLYGIGPLISVFSNMFWSMASDRYQTVRKVMIILLGGQLITGILLANATTFGQVFVLVTLFYFFYYPVYPLSDTMAITTASKYGRNFTSIRVFGSIGYAFFALSIGYFLGSFGPAWTIWVCVALAATTLLISFQLKDQPSGTSSKMDLSGLWAILKRRDVLTFFGCVFLLAMGHRMNEAFLTITLKELGASEGLIGWSLLISSVSEIPIFLLLSKYGNRYKELPLIAFAALMYTVRLLLMSISGTPAAVVAIQTMHSVTFGIFYVTAVRYIIRLVPDGYRATGMALFTIVWSSASGLLSGTLGGLLLEHAGRQTFYLTAMAFSLAALIGFGLKLWSSMTHRGS; encoded by the coding sequence ATGTTCACCATCTTCGGGTCCACCGTTCTGGTGGTATCTTATTTCCAGCTTTACTTCAGTCATCTGGGCTTCAGTCGGGCTGAGATTGGTTATCTCTACGGGATTGGCCCCCTCATCTCTGTGTTCTCCAATATGTTCTGGAGCATGGCCAGCGACCGCTACCAAACGGTACGCAAAGTGATGATTATTCTGCTTGGTGGTCAATTGATTACAGGCATCTTGCTCGCCAATGCAACAACGTTCGGGCAGGTATTTGTACTCGTCACCCTGTTTTATTTTTTCTATTATCCGGTCTATCCACTCTCGGATACGATGGCGATTACAACAGCCAGCAAGTACGGTCGTAATTTCACTTCCATTCGAGTCTTCGGATCAATCGGCTATGCCTTCTTTGCATTAAGTATCGGGTATTTCCTTGGATCGTTTGGTCCGGCTTGGACGATCTGGGTATGCGTTGCTCTTGCCGCCACTACACTATTAATCAGTTTTCAATTGAAGGATCAACCTTCGGGAACTAGCAGCAAGATGGATTTATCGGGGTTATGGGCTATTTTGAAACGCAGAGATGTGCTCACCTTTTTTGGCTGTGTATTTTTGCTTGCCATGGGGCATCGGATGAACGAAGCTTTTCTTACCATTACGCTGAAAGAGCTGGGTGCCAGTGAGGGGCTGATCGGTTGGTCTTTGCTGATCTCTTCTGTAAGTGAAATCCCCATATTTTTGCTGCTCAGCAAGTATGGAAACCGTTATAAGGAACTGCCGCTCATTGCTTTTGCTGCACTGATGTATACGGTTCGTTTGCTTCTCATGTCCATATCCGGTACCCCTGCAGCTGTCGTTGCAATTCAGACGATGCACAGTGTTACCTTCGGTATTTTCTACGTTACGGCAGTCCGCTATATCATTCGTCTTGTTCCGGACGGTTACAGGGCTACAGGGATGGCTTTGTTCACCATTGTCTGGTCCAGTGCTTCGGGACTGCTTAGTGGAACGTTGGGCGGATTGCTGCTGGAACATGCAGGCAGACAGACCTTCTATCTCACCGCTATGGCGTTCTCTCTGGCTGCACTAATCGGTTTTGGATTGAAGTTATGGTCCAGCATGACCCATCGAGGGTCTTGA
- a CDS encoding cold shock domain-containing protein has protein sequence MKGTVKWFNAEKGYGFISVEGGEDVFVHFSAIQGDGFKTLEEGQAVEFEITDGNRGPQAANVNKL, from the coding sequence TTGAAAGGTACAGTTAAATGGTTTAACGCAGAAAAAGGCTATGGCTTTATTTCAGTTGAAGGCGGCGAGGACGTATTCGTACATTTCTCCGCAATCCAAGGAGACGGCTTCAAAACATTGGAAGAAGGTCAAGCGGTAGAATTCGAAATCACTGATGGAAACCGTGGTCCTCAAGCAGCTAACGTAAACAAACTGTAA